In the genome of Desulfovibrio sp. JC022, the window ATTTAGCCATCTGCGGGTCAGGTTCGCTGGAAGCATCACGCCACAGGCCGGAAATGCTGAAAAGTCTATTGTAATCCGGAGTGAATTCCACACCGTCTTCAGTTGCCATAGCTTTAAGCTGGTCAAGCATAGCTGTGGCCTGCAATCTATTCAGGCTGATGCCCAGCAGTTCGGTGCTGAAAACTTCAAGGTTAAGGGAAAGGTCAACACGACCACGTGAGCCGTATTTGCGAACAATCTTTTCCCAGCGGGATTCATAGCCGCGCAGGGAGTTGGGCAGACGCCATTTCAAATCCAGAAAACGGGAATTAACGCTACGGATTTCCCAAACATGGCTCCACTTGTCTTCGGTAGTCTCAGCGCGACCAAATCCAGTCATACTTACGGGCATTAAAAATCTCCTTGCCTCCGGCCGCTCTACCGAGGGTCTCTCCGAGGGCCAGAGAAACTTTTTGAAAAAAGTTTCTCTGGACTCTTCAAAAACTTTTATCGGGCTTCGCCGGGGTTCTTTAAATTTATTTTATTTTTACCGTCAGGCTGCCGTCTTTGGCTGCTATCGGTTTAACTTCGACTAAGTCACGAGGCACTTCGTTTTCGAATTCGTCTTCCAGAATGCAGGTGGAATAGAATTCACAGATGCCCTTATTTTTATTTTGGAAAAGGACTTTCAGTGAGTCCATTTCTGAAATTTTTTGCAGGAATTCCTGCTTCTTTTCTTCTACCAATTCGCGCAGAATCCGGCCCCGTTCCTTTTTGGTGGGTCCGTCAAGCTGCCCTTTCATGGAAGCGGCTATGGTTCCCGGACGCACAGAGTACGGAAAAACGTGCGCATAAGATAGAGGAAGTTTGCGGCAAAATTCAAGAGTATTCTTGAATTCTTCTTCGGTTTCTCCGGGAAAACCGGTCAGGATATCCGCTCCAAGCCCAAAAACAGGCCATATATCTTTGAGCTTATCCAAAAAGACCAACACATCTTCCGGTTTATAATGACCTCTGCCCATGCGCTTAAGCACTTGGCGATCACCGCTTTGCAAGGAAAGATGAAGTTGCGGACAGATCAGTTTGGACTTGGAAAAGATTTCCAGAGCACGCTCTTTAAGCTGGCCCGGTTCAAGAGAACTGATGCGCAGCCTTGCGCGCCCGCCCCACTCTGTTCCGAACTCATCTTCAATGCGCTCCATGAGATCCCAGAAATCAATACGCTCTTCAAATTCGCGTCCATAGTGGCTGAGGTTGATGCCGCTGATAATCATTTCGCGGAATCCTGCTTCAAGCAAACGGGAGATTTCCTTAAGCACGTCGTCGACGGCACGACTCACGCTCGGCCCTCTGGTTATAGGCACGATGCAATAGGTGCAACGATGGGAACAGCCGTCCTGAACTTTGACCACAGCCCTTGAGCGTTCGTAATCTTCAATTTCAAAAGGCTGAAATATTGTTGTCTCTTTGGAATTTTCAGGTCCATCTTCAAGTTTGAGCAACTCGAATTTGCGCTCCTGCGGAATTACGTCGGCCACGCCGGGAAGTTCAGAAAGTTCCTTGGCAAAAACCTGTGCGGCACATCCGGAAATAATAATTTTGCCTTCAGGGTTACGGCGATTTATGCCCCGCACGGTCTGGCGCAGGTCGCGCAGGGCCGCAGCTGTCACAGCGCATGAGTTGATCACAATCTCATGAGCCTCAGCATCATTTTCCGCCTGCTCATACCCCATGCTCAGCCAGCGTTCGCGTACAGATTCGCTTTCGTATTGGTTGATCTTGCAACCTAAAGTGGTAATCCAGAATTTCTTCATAACCATGTCCATATTATCCGCTCCTTTTATCATGGAGCCTTAAGATATAAAACTATTACTTTTTATGCGGGGTGTTACGCTTTCTTCGTCCTTTCTTATCCGAGGAGTTGCGCTTTCTTCCTTCTTTTTTGTCCGATCCGTAACGCTTTCTACCTTCTTTTCTATCCGGTCCATTGCGCTTTTTGCCCTCTTTTTTATCCGAAGAAGATGAAGAGAAATCAGACTTGGGAGCGTTGTAATTGAACTGATCCAGATAAAGAAGCTCCAACCCACAGCCTAGACCTTCTTCAATTTCAGCAAGACGGGTCTTTTCTTCATTTGCAACAAAAGTATAGGCAGTGCCTTTAGCATCAGCCCGTCCTGTCCTGCCCGTGCGATGGACAAAAATTTCCACATTGTCGGGCATGTCATAATTTATGACGTGAGTGATGTTTGAGCAGTCGATGCCTCGCGCAGCAAGGTCAGTGGCAACAAGGATAGAGAATTCCCCGTTCTTAAAGCCTTCAAGGGCACGATTACGCTTGCTTTGGGAAAGATCACCATGCAGGTCCGCAGCAGGCAACCCATCCTTTATTAGCCGCAGAGCAAGCCTTCTGGCCCAGCGTTTGGTACGCACAAAAATCAGCACCCGCTCATAAAAAATTTCCATTAGCAGATTTTTTAGAAAACTCTGTTTCAAATGCAAAGGAACGGGACAGCAAAAATGCTTAACTCCGTCCGCGCTGACTGTAACTGCCACTCGCACCACTTCCGGGTCATTCAGGATAGTCTTGGAAAGCGTGCTGATTTGATCAGGCATGGTAGCGGAAAACATCAAATTCTGTCGCTTTGCCGGAAGACTGGAAAGCACCTTCTCCACTTCGTCCATAAACCCCATATCAAGCATATGATCCGCTTCATCCAAGATAAGGGTATCTACATGGGAAAGATCTATTTCACCACGCTCCAGCAGATCGAGCAGCCTTCCGGGAGTGGCATTGACCACGGTAGCCTTCTTGACCTCTTTGGCCTGCTTGCCGATTCCCGCGCCGCCATAAACAGCAGCACTGCGAATTCCGGTCTGCCTGCCCAACTCAATGAATGTTTCATGAGTCTGCATAGCCAGTTCACGGGTGGGTGAAAGTATCAACACCCGAACCGGACCACGTTTCGAGGCTTCTTGATCGAGCAAACGCTGCAGCACAGGCAGCGCGAAAGCGGCAGTCTTACCTGTACCGGTCTGGGCAAGGCCCATGACATCACGTCCTTCAAGCACAGCTGGAATAGTCTTCACCTGCACAGGGGTGGGTACTTCATATCCGGCACTGCGGATGCCCGAGACAAGGCGCATGTCAAACTGGAATTGATCGAAACTCAAATAGGAATCCACCCAAAACTACGCCAATTTACAAACTAAAACAGCGAAGCTTAATAAAAGTTTTTGAAGAGTCCAGAGAAACTTTTTTCAAAAAGTTTCTTTGGCCGCCGGAGGCGAAATATTTTCAAACAAGAGCGCGAAGCGCATAAAAATAAAAAAGCGCGCCCCTTGCGAGGCGCGCGGATCATTATATATTTATGATGTCGTGTAAAGCGTTGAATCTACCACCTGCGCGGCAGCCTGCGCTGCGCCCACTCAGAAAGATAGGGCAGCAGTTCTTCGCCGAGCTGATGCAGGGGCACAATATTTCCTTCGATTATGATGCCTTGCGGAAACAGGTTCATGTCATGATATTCCTTGGGTCCCTGAAAGGCAGTGTTCTTAGCCAGCAGCACTGATACATTCAAATCCTTGCAGAAGGCGATCAATCCTTCGGGGAAGAATGCAGCATCTTTGATGTTTTTGCCGAGGGTGCGAAATAGGGTCTTGCAAATGGAAACAAAATGTTCACGGCGCAGAGGCTGATGCATAGCGGCTACGGTTTCGTTGGAAACAAAAGTCACAACTTTATTTGCCAGAGGAGCGTAGTTCTTGGCATCGCGAGCGTCACCGAGGATAATTTCAGCAATACCCAGTTCCTTAAAAATTTTGTAGCTCTGCAAACCTACCATTTTGTCGTATTCAATTCCGTAGAGAGTGATGTTCTTAAAACCGTTGCGACGGGCGTGGATGTGCTGAGCAAGGAGCAGAATTCCGGTTCCGGTACCGATGTCGAGACCGACATACTCATCCTGCTCAAGGAGTTTGGGAGAAATGTTCTGGGTCACGATGGAACGAATGATGTGGCTGGTCTTGGTGATGTCCGCGAGCATGCGCAGGGAAAAGGACCACTGACGCAGATAATTCATCAATTCGATATCGTCATCAGGCTCATTGAGGCTGCGGTGACGGCTGAACATCTCACACAGCTTGCTTACTTCCTCAAGGGAGACGGGTTTGTCAAAACCGCTCTTGTGTACATAGCAATAGAAAAATTTGAGTACCATGCCCATGATCATGGAATCGGAAATCCTGACCGAAGGATCGCTCATGCGGTCCACATCTGTAAGCAGCGGACTGTCAGAATATAGTGACGGATCAATGACCATCTCTTCCGGGCCCATGAACGCATGGTGAATTTTACCCATCTCAACTGTGCTTTGTTCCTGCATTTCAACACTCCTTGCGAACATCATATATTAAAATCATGAAGGCATGCTTTACCTACTGCACGGTGAAATGCACAGACTGTTCCCATTTGTTAAGAAGTCCCCCATCTGCGTATAAAAAAACTCTAGAGCCTGTAGTAAGATATTGTTTTTAAAGAAAAATATAATTTTCAAAAACATAAAGAAAGGCCGTCTCCAAATCTGGAAACGGCCCTTAGAGGCAAAAAATTCCATCTCCCGCAGGCGGCAAAAATGACACCTGCCTGAATCAGGTAATCAGAAAAAATCAGAACCTGCGAAATGATCCTTCCCCGGAATATTTCGCCCTGATTCCGTCAACAACCTCACGGTGGGCCTTGAACGGATTCAATGGCTCAATTTTCTCGGCAATGGACTCAAGGCCGTGCTGGGGAAACCTTTCAAGATGCAGATTATAGCCCTTGATCATGAGATTTTCCAGATTCACGCTGTCCAGCACGTTATAAGCCAGCAGGGTTTCAAGGGCGCGATCATCACCGTTCATCTCATATTCATTCCAGAGCAGCACTGCGAAGTAACCGTCCAGCCCTTCAGCATCACCACGGTCCATGCCGAAGTAGCGTTCAATTCCTTTCAACCCTCCGGTAATTCCCAGAGAGCGGAAGACAAAACGCAGGTCGATATGAGCGGCTTCCACCTTGATACCGAAATATTTTTCTATAAACGGCACATCAAAACATTTGCCGTTAAAACTTACGATCAGCGGATAACGGGCGATCTCTTCTTCAAAATCGTACAGGTTC includes:
- the mtaB gene encoding tRNA (N(6)-L-threonylcarbamoyladenosine(37)-C(2))-methylthiotransferase MtaB, giving the protein MDMVMKKFWITTLGCKINQYESESVRERWLSMGYEQAENDAEAHEIVINSCAVTAAALRDLRQTVRGINRRNPEGKIIISGCAAQVFAKELSELPGVADVIPQERKFELLKLEDGPENSKETTIFQPFEIEDYERSRAVVKVQDGCSHRCTYCIVPITRGPSVSRAVDDVLKEISRLLEAGFREMIISGINLSHYGREFEERIDFWDLMERIEDEFGTEWGGRARLRISSLEPGQLKERALEIFSKSKLICPQLHLSLQSGDRQVLKRMGRGHYKPEDVLVFLDKLKDIWPVFGLGADILTGFPGETEEEFKNTLEFCRKLPLSYAHVFPYSVRPGTIAASMKGQLDGPTKKERGRILRELVEEKKQEFLQKISEMDSLKVLFQNKNKGICEFYSTCILEDEFENEVPRDLVEVKPIAAKDGSLTVKIK
- a CDS encoding DEAD/DEAH box helicase, yielding MSFDQFQFDMRLVSGIRSAGYEVPTPVQVKTIPAVLEGRDVMGLAQTGTGKTAAFALPVLQRLLDQEASKRGPVRVLILSPTRELAMQTHETFIELGRQTGIRSAAVYGGAGIGKQAKEVKKATVVNATPGRLLDLLERGEIDLSHVDTLILDEADHMLDMGFMDEVEKVLSSLPAKRQNLMFSATMPDQISTLSKTILNDPEVVRVAVTVSADGVKHFCCPVPLHLKQSFLKNLLMEIFYERVLIFVRTKRWARRLALRLIKDGLPAADLHGDLSQSKRNRALEGFKNGEFSILVATDLAARGIDCSNITHVINYDMPDNVEIFVHRTGRTGRADAKGTAYTFVANEEKTRLAEIEEGLGCGLELLYLDQFNYNAPKSDFSSSSSDKKEGKKRNGPDRKEGRKRYGSDKKEGRKRNSSDKKGRRKRNTPHKK
- a CDS encoding class I SAM-dependent methyltransferase, whose translation is MQEQSTVEMGKIHHAFMGPEEMVIDPSLYSDSPLLTDVDRMSDPSVRISDSMIMGMVLKFFYCYVHKSGFDKPVSLEEVSKLCEMFSRHRSLNEPDDDIELMNYLRQWSFSLRMLADITKTSHIIRSIVTQNISPKLLEQDEYVGLDIGTGTGILLLAQHIHARRNGFKNITLYGIEYDKMVGLQSYKIFKELGIAEIILGDARDAKNYAPLANKVVTFVSNETVAAMHQPLRREHFVSICKTLFRTLGKNIKDAAFFPEGLIAFCKDLNVSVLLAKNTAFQGPKEYHDMNLFPQGIIIEGNIVPLHQLGEELLPYLSEWAQRRLPRRW
- a CDS encoding ribonuclease H-like domain-containing protein, with protein sequence MLERTFCHLKGIGSTTEAKIWQAGVNNWNDILDGIATPLSDAKMNELEKGCGESKQKLEESDANWFADRLPASDQWRLYSHFRDNVAYIDIETTGTDAHSCDITTIALWNGKEIKTYVQGKNLYDFEEEIARYPLIVSFNGKCFDVPFIEKYFGIKVEAAHIDLRFVFRSLGITGGLKGIERYFGMDRGDAEGLDGYFAVLLWNEYEMNGDDRALETLLAYNVLDSVNLENLMIKGYNLHLERFPQHGLESIAEKIEPLNPFKAHREVVDGIRAKYSGEGSFRRF